The following are encoded together in the Rattus rattus isolate New Zealand chromosome Y, Rrattus_CSIRO_v1, whole genome shotgun sequence genome:
- the LOC116889623 gene encoding protein kish-A-like, with amino-acid sequence MTGRLKIAIFNFQSLLTVFLLLICTCAYVQSLAPSILDRNKTGVLGIFWKCAQIAERKSPYVTICCIVMAFSILFIQ; translated from the coding sequence ATGACGGGAAGACTGAAAATTGCCATTTTCAATTTTCAGAGTCTATTGACTGTATTCTTGCtgcttatatgtacatgtgcttaTGTGCAATCCCTGGCACCCAGCATCCTCGACAGAAATAAAACTGGAGTATTGGGAATATTTTGGAAGTGTGCCCAAATTGCTGAACGCAAGAGTCCTTATGTCACCATATGCTGTATAGTAATGGCCTTCAGCATTCTCTTCATACAGTAG